AGCGAAGGTCCCTCGCTGTACTTCCTCGACCCCGATGGCCACAAACTCGAGCTCCATGCCGGCGATCTGAAGAGCCGCCTGGCCGCGCTCGAGGAGCAGCCCTACGAAGGGCTCGAGCTCTACGACGGGCTCGCGGCAGTTTCCAGCAAGAGATCTGGGTCGTAGGGTGGGCTGGCTGGCGCCCATCGGTCCCTTCGCATGGAACGGACTTCCCGGGGAACTCGTCGTAGACTGACCGGGCCGGACGTCGATTCTGCGGAATCGCTGCACGGGCAGTCCGAGACCGTCTCACGACGATCCACCAACGACCCGCACGCACCAGGAACCCACCGTGTCCACCGACGACCTCGCCCTGCTCTTCGAACTGTTCGAGACCACGCCGCGCCAGGGACCCGGCAGTGCCGAGAGCACCCGCCGCGCACTCCGGATGCTGCCCGCCGACCTGCGGATCGAACGGGTGCTGGACCTCGGCTGCGGCACCGGGGCGTCGACCCTCGTGCTCGCCGAGGAGACGAACGCCGCGATCACGGCCGTCGACATCCATCCGCCCTTCCTCGCCACGCTGCGGGACCTGGCCGCCGAGCGCGGCGTGGCCGATCGCATCACGACGGTCGCGGCGGACATGGCCGCCACACCGTTCCTCGGCACCGGCTTCGATCTGGTCTGGGCCGAGGCGAGCGCGTACTCGATCGGTTTCGAGAATGCACTCGAGCGCTGGCGCTCGCTGCTCCGCCCCGGTGGCTGCCTGGTCGTGACCGAGATGGTGTGGTTCACGGCCGAGCCGTCCGACCGGGCGAAGGCCTTCCTCACGACGGAGTATCCCGACGTGCAGGACGAGACGACCCGCATCGACCAGGCACGCGCAAGGGGCTACGACCTGCTCGGTTCGTTCCGCCTCTCGTCGGACGACTGGCGTGCGTACTACGCCGGCCTCGATGCGCCGCTGCGCGAGGCGACCGCGCGGCACGGTGCGCTGGAGATCTACGAGGACATCCGGACGGAGATGGCCACGTACGAAGCCTGCGGCGACGACTACGGGTATCTGTGCATGGTGCTGCGGTCGACGTCGGGGTCGCAGTAGCCGGGCGGGGCGAAACGTCCCACCGACGATCCCCGGTTCCGCGCCGGCTCGAGCGCGTCGTGCCGGCACCCATCGGGGCCGACCGGACCCCGCCCCGGGCCACCACCCGGCGCCGAGCCTCCCCAGACCCCCGCGCCCAGCGTGGACCTGCTCCACGATGCCGGACGCCTCGAGTGAGCCCCACCTTGCAGGCGTGACTGGACCCCCGCCCGTAAGGAGCTCCCATGGGCCGCCCGCTCACGCAGAAGCTCATCGAATCCCATCTCGCCGGCGGCGAGAGGAAACCCGGCGAAGAGATCGCCCTGACGATCGACCAGACGCTCACCCAGGACGCCACGGGCACGCTGGTCATGCTGGAACTGGAGGCGCTCGAACTCGATCGGGTGCGCACGCAGCTCTCCGCCCAGTACGTCGACCACAACCTCATCCAGTCGGACTTCCGCAACCCCGACGACCACCGCTTCCTGTTGAGCGCCTGCCGCCGCTTCGGCGTGTGGTACAGCCGCCCGGGCAACGGCGTGAGCCATCCGGTGCACATGGAGCGTTTCGGGGTGCCGGGCCAGACGCTGCTCGGTTCGGACAGCCACACCTGTGCGGCGGGTTCGCTCGGGATGCTGGCGATCGGGGCCGGGGGCATGGACGTGGCCATGGCCATGGCCGGCGAGCCCTTCCGTGTGGGCATGCCGCAGGTACTCGGCGTGGAGCTGCGCGGCGAACTCCCCGACTGGGTCAGCGCCAAGGACGTGATCCTCGAGATGCTGCGACGCCGCGGCGTCGATGGCGGCAAGGGCTTCGTGATCGAGTACCACGGCCCGGGCGTGGCCACGCTCAGCGCGATGGACCGCCACGTGATCGCCAACATGGGCGCCGAACTCGGCGCCACGACGTCGATCTTTCCGTCGGACGAGCGCACGCGCGAATTCCTCGAGCAGCAGGAGCGCGGTGCCGCCTACCGCGAGCTCGCCGCCGACCCCGATCCGGACTTCGACGAATACGAACGCATTCGGCTCGACGAACTCGAGCCGCTGATCGCGCTGCCCACGAGTCCGGGCAACGTGGTGCCGGTGCGCGAGGTCGCGGGCCGGCCGATCGGCCAGGCCTACGTGGGATCGTCGGCCAATCCCGGGCTGCGCGACTTCGCGGTGCCGGCGATGATGGTGGAGGGCCGCACGATTCCCGCCGACGTGTCCTTCGACGTGAATCCCACGTCGCGGCAGGTGCTCGCGAATCTCGACCGCATGGGCCACATCGAGACGCTGGTCGCCGCGGGCGCGCGCATCCACCAGGCTGGGTGCAATGGCTGCATCGGCATGGGCCAGGCCCCGGCCACCGACACCATCAGCCTGCGCACGGTGCCGCGGAACTTCCCGGGCCGTTCGGGCACGCGCGAGGACGCGGTCCACCTGTGCAGTCCCGAGACGGCCACGGCCTCGGCGTTGCGGGGCGAGATCACCGACCCGCGCGATCTCGACACGGACTGTCCCGTCTTCGAGGAACCCGACCGCGTGATCGTCGAGACCTCGCTGCTCGAGGAACCGCCAGAGGACGGTTCGGACGTCGAACTCGTGAAGGGGCCGGGCATCGAGCCCCTGCCGCCCTTCGACCGCCTGCCCGATCGGATCGAGGGGCCGGTCCAGCTCACCATGGGCGACGACGTGTCGACCGACGAGATCATGCCGGCGGGCACGCGGGTCCTGCCGCTGCGCAGCGACATCCCCGAGATCAGCGGCTACACCTTCGAAGCGATCGACCCGGAGTACGTGGATCGCGTGAGCGAGGAGATGGAGAAGAGTCACCTCGTGGTCGCCGGCGACAACTACGGCCAGGGCTCGAGCCGTGAGCACGCGGCGCTCGCTCCCCGCTACCTGGGCCTGCGGGTCGTGATCGCGAAGAGCTTCGCGCGGATCCACCGGCAGAACCTGATCAACTACGGGATCCTGCCGCTGACCTTCGTCGATCCCGACGATCACGACCGCATCGAACGCGGCGACGAGATCGAGCTGGCCGACCTGCGCCGGGCGATCGAGGCGGACACGCTCACCGCGCACGACCGGACGCAGGACATCGACCTCGAACTCCGCAGCGACCTGTGCGGACGGGAGTGCGCGATCGTGCGCGCGGGTGGGCTGATCAACCACGTGCGCGAACACGGTCTGTCGGAGCAGGCCTCCGAGCGCAGCGCCTGAGGGTCGGGCCAGGCCCCACGGATCCCTCGCGGACCCACCGACCGGCCGGTCCGGGACCACCGTGCTCGGCCGGAGGCGGGCGGGCCCATGCCCGGACGACGCCGGACGCGGCATCTTCCGGGTCCACGCCGCACGCCCCCGTACCTCGACCTCGTGGAGGACCCGTGACCCGCGAAACGATCGAACTCCCGTGGTCGGTCGAACGCCTGCAGGTGCTCGACGCCGACGGCAACGTCGACGACGAGCTGCTGCCCGACGTCGACGACGACGAACTCCTGCAGCTGCACCGCGCGATGGTCTTCGCGCGGCGATACGATGCGCAGCTGCTCAAGCTCCAGCGCCAGGGACGGATCGGGACCTTCGCGCCGATCCGCGGCCAGGAGGCCGCGCAGGTCGGTTCGGTCTCGTCCCTGCGCGACGACGACTGGATGGTGCCGTCGTTCCGTGAGACGGCGGCCTCGCTGTGGCGCGGACTCGATCCCGTCTCGTTGATCCTCTACAACGCGGGCTACAACGAGGGCGGCGCGATCCCCGAAGACGCGCGCGACCTGCCGATCGCCGTGCCGGTGGCCACGCAGATCCCGCACGCCACCGGCATCGCCTACGCCGCGCGCCTGCAGGAGACCGACGAGGTCGTCCTCACGTACTTCGGCGACGGTGCCACGTCGGAAGGCGACTTCCACGAGGCCCTGAACTTCGCGGCCCTGCACGACCTGCCGGTGATCTTCCTCTGCCAGAACAACCAGTACGCGATCTCGACGCCGCGCGAGGAACAGACGGGCTCGAAGTCGATCGCGCAGAAGGCGCTGGCCTACGGCATGCCGGGCGTTCAGGTCGACGGCAACGACGTCCTGGCCGTGCGCCGCGCCACCGACGAAGCGGTCGCCACCGCGCGCGCCGGCGACGGTCCCACGCTGATCGAGGCGGTGACCTACCGCATGGGCGTGCACACCACCGTCGACGATCCGAGCAAGTACCGCGACGAGGAAGAAGTGGAGGAGTGGAAGGAGCGCGATCCGATCGAACGCCTGCGCATCCATCTGAAGAACCGTGAACTGATCGACGACGACGCCATCGACGAGCTCGAACAGGAGATCGACGACGAGGTCTCCCAGACCTGGAAGGACGCCGAGGAGCGCATGGAGTCGCTCGGCGACCCGGCGGTCATGTTCGAGCACGTCTACGCCGAGCCGACCGAAGAGATGCTCCGCCAGCGCGAGCAGGTGGAGCAGCGCGGCGGCACCGCCGGCGACGAGGAGGACGCATCGTGAGCGAACTCACCATGGTCGACGCCATCAACCGCACCCTGCACACCGAGATGGATCACGACGACACGATGATCGTCAGCGGTCAGGACGTGGGTGTGGACGGCGGGGTGTTCCGCGTGACCGACGGACTGCTCGACACCTTCGGCGAGCAGCGCGTGATCGACACGCCGCTGGCCGAGTCGCTCATCCTGGGCTCGGCGGTGGGCATGGCCGCACACGGCCTGCGTCCGGTGTGCGAGATGCAGTTCTCCGGCTTCAGCTACCTGGCCCTGCACCAGCTCGAGAGCCACGCCGCGCGCATGCGCTGGCGCACCCGCGGGCGCTTCACGGTGCCGCTCGTCGTCCGCATGCCCTACGGCGCCGGTGTGCACGCGCTCGAGCACCACTCCGAGAGCAAGGAAGTGTACTTCGCGCACACGCCGGGCCTGAAGATGGTGGTGCCGTCGAGTCCGGCCACCGCCGCCGGCCTGCTCCGCAGCGCGGTTCGCGACCCCGACCCGGTGGTCTACTTCGAGCCCAAGGCCCTGTACCGCTCCTTCCGCGAAGAGGTCGACCCCGACGAGCAGGAGATCGAGATCGGCCGCGCACGCACGCTCCGCGAGGGTGACGACATGACGCTGGTCGCCTGGGGAGCCATGGTCCCTCGCGCGCAGGAAGCCGCCGATCGCCTCGCCGACGACGACGGCATCGAGGTCGACCTGATCGACCTGCTGTCGCTGTCGCCGCTCGACCACGAAACGGTCTCGGAGTCGGTCCGCCGCACCGGCCACGCCGTGATCGTCCACGAGGCCCATCGGACCTTCGGGCCGGCCGGCGAGATCATGGCGCGCCTGATCGAGGACGCCTTCTGGTGGCTCGAGACCCCGGTCGAACGCGTGACCGGCTACGACGTGCCGGTTCCGTACTTCGCCCGCGAGCAGGACTACCTGCCGAGCGTCGATCGCATCGTCGCCGCCGCCCGGCGCAGCCTGGAGGTCGCGTCGGCATGACCAAGGAATTCGTGCTGCAGGATCCCGGTGAGGGCCTGCACGAGGCCGAGATCAGCGAAGTGCACGTGGGCGAGGGCGACACGGTCGAGGAGGACGACGTCCTGTTGACCGTGGAGACCGACAAGGTGTCGGTCGAGATCCCCGCACCGTTCAGCGGAACCATCGAGGACCTGCGCGTGGGCGAAGGCGACCAGGTCCGCGTGGGCGAGGTGCTGTTGACGTACGACGAGGCGGGCGACGACGGCGCGGCGCAGAAGACCGAGGAATCGGACGAGAAGACGGCGGGCGCGGAGTCCGAGCAGGAGTCCGACCAGGAAACCGACCAGGCGGAGACGCCCGACGAAGAACCGACCGAGTTGGAACGTGGTGAGTCGAGCGCCGAGGAGGAGGACGACGAGTCCTCCCGTCGTGGCGATGCGGGTGCGGAGACGGAGGCGACGACGAAGCGCACCGAGAAGGAGACGGCGGAAACGACGCGTGACGCGCACGACCGCCGCCGTCCCGTGCCCGCCTCGCCCGCGACCCGCCGGATCGCCCGCGAACTCGACGTGGATCTGCACGCAGTGGAAGCGAGCGGACCCGAGGGGCGCGTCACCGCCGACGACGTCCGGGCCGCGGCCGGAGAGGACGGCGAAGGGCGCGAGCGAGCCGCCGAGCCCACCCGCGAGCCTGCCGCGTCGGCCGACCGCGCCGACTTCGAGCTCCCGCGCCTCGACACCCCAGGACTTCCCGACTTCGATCGCTTCGGCCCGACCGAACGCATGCCCCTGCGCGGTGTGCGCCGCGTGACCGCCAAGCGCATGGCGCTGGCCACGTCGCAGGTGGCCGCCGTCACCCACCACGACGTGGCCGACGTCACCGATCTCGAACGCCTGCGTCGGCGGTGGCGAGACGACGTCGAGGAGATGGGCGGCAAGCTCACCCCGACGATCTTCGCGATGAAGGCGGTGGTGACCGCGCTGCAGGAGTTCCCACGGTTCAACGCCTCGCTCGACGTCGAGGCCGAGGAGATCGTGCTCAAGCAGCACTACCACCTGGGCATCGCCGTCGACACCGGGCGGGGTCTGCTGGTGCCGGTGATCCGCGACGTCGATCGCAAGTCCCTGCGCGACCTGGCCGTCGAGTTCACCGAACTGGCCGAGCGCACGCGCAACGGCGACGCCACGCGCGACGACCTGACCGGAGGAACCTTCACCATCACCAATCCCGGAGCGATCGGGGGGACCGGCTTCACGCCGATCGTCAACTGGCCCGAGGTGGCGATCCTGGGAATGGGCCAGGCCCGGCTGGAGACCGTGGTCGAGGGTGATCTCGACGACCACGAGAGTGCCACGCGACTAAGGCTCCCGCTGTCCCTGACCTTCGACCATCGCGTGGTCGACGGCGCCGAGGCTGCCCGCTTCGTGCGCCGCGTGGTCGATCTGCTCCGCGATCCCGAATCCCTCATGCTCGACGCCTGAACGGAGGACACCGATGAGTGACGACGAGGCTGGGCGCGTGATCGTGATCGGGGGCGGTCCGGGCGGCTACGCGGCCGCCTTCCGCGCCGCCGACCGCGGACTCTCGGTGACCGTGGTCGACGAGGGCGATGGTCTCGGCGGAGTCTGCGTCGACCGCGGTTGCATCCCATCGAAGGCACTGCTGACGATCATGGAGACCATCCTGCGCGCCCGCGAGGCGAGCGAGGCCGGGGTCCACTTCGACGACCCGTCGATCGATCTCGACGCCCTTCGCACGTGGAAGGACGAGATCGTGGATCGCCTGGTCGGCGGTCTCGATTCGCTGGCCGAACGCCGCGACATCGAACACGTGCACGGACGCGCACGCTTCGTCGACACCGACACGGTCGAGATCGACGGCGACGAACGCCGGTCCTTCGACCACGTGGTGCTCGCCACCGGCTCCCGTCCACGGCCGCTGCCGGGCGTGGAGTTCGGCGAACGCATCATGGACTCGGCCCGTGCCCTCGCGTTGCCCGACCTCCCGGGCTCGTTGCTGGTCGTCGGCGGCGGCTACGTCGGTCTGGAACTGGGCCAGGTCTACGCCACGCTCGGTAGCGAGGTCACGGTGGTCGAGATGACCGACTCGCTGCTGCCGGGAACCGACGAAGACCTGGTCGGACCGCTGTCGGACGCCGTCGCGGCCATGGTCCACGACGTCCGCCTCGGCACACGGGTCGAGGAACTCACCGAAGCGGACGGCGCGGTCGAAGCGCGGATCGACGACGAGACGCTGACCTTCGACCGTGCGCTCGTGGCCATCGGACGCGTACCGAACGTCGAGGACCTGGGCCTCGACGCCGCGGGCATCGAGACCCGCGACGACGGGACGGTCGACGTCGACGAGCACCGGCGGACGTCGAACCCGCGTGTGCTCGCGCTCGGCGACGTGGCCGGTGGCGCCTGGCTGGCCCACGAGGCCATGCGCGAGGGAGAGGTCGCCGCCGACGTGATCGCGGGCGAGGCCGACGCCTTCGACGCCCGCGCGATCCCGGCCGTCGTCTACACCGATCCGCAGGTCGCCTGGTGCGGACTGACCGAGGCCGAGGCCGAACGCCAGGAGCGTGAGGTGAAGGTCGAGCGGTTCCCGTGGTCGGCGAGCGGGCGCGCGCACACGCTCGGGGCGAGTGCCGGTTTCACCAAGCTGCTCTTCGATCCCGACGACGGCCGTCTCCTGGGCGCCGGCATCGTCGGGCGTCAGGCCGAGGCGCTGGTGGCCGAAGCCGTGGTCGCGATCGAGATGGGCGCGGTCGCCCGCGATCTCGAGATGAGCATCCATCCGCATCCCACGTTGTCGGAGACGATCGGCGAGGCGGCCGCGTCGTTCCACGGCGTCGCCACCCACGTCGCGCACTGATCGGGGCGGTGGGATCATGCAACTCGAGTCGTCCCCGGAACGCCGCGGGCAGGCCGGGATCCGTCCGGCCCTGCTCTCGATCCTGATCGCGGGGCTGCTGATCACATCGGTGGCCGCCGCGACCGACGACGCGCCGCCCATCGACCTCGATTCCTTCCTGGCCGCGGTGCGCTCGACGCACCCTCTGTTCCCGGCCGAGGACCTCGCACCGCGCATCGAGAGCGCGCGGCGCGAGGAACTGGGCAGCGCCCGTGACTGGCGACTGGGTGCCCGCGGCGGCTGGACCTACCGTGAGCCGATCAGCACGTCGACCTTCGCGCCGCGCTGGACCGAGGTCTTCGACCTGAACTCGTCGGTGGAGCGCGCGGTGTGGTCCACCGGTGGCCGCTTCGCCGTGGATTGGACCTCGCGCTGGACCGAACAGCAGTTGCCCTCGATCGAGGTCCCCTCACCGCAGGGTGTGCAGTCCATCGAAACGGGCGCGGGGACGCTCTTCCGCACCGGCCTGTCGCTGCGGTTCTCGCAACCACTGCTGCGCAATCGCGGGGGGACACTCGATCGACTCGAGTACGACGTCGCGGAGTACGGGATCGACGCGGCCGGCCTGCAGGCACGCGAGCGGCAGGAGGCCTTCCTGCTCGAACTCGGGAGCATGTTCGTCGGCTGGGCGCAGTGGCACCGCCTGCGCGACGTGTCCGCCGACCGCGTGGACGTGGCCGAGGAGCAGCTCGACCTCGTGCGCGATCTGCGCGAGAGCAATCTCGTGGATCGCGTCGACGTCCTACGGGCCGAGGAGTCGTTGGCCGCGGCCCGACGCGGCCTGTCGACGGTCGAGGCCGAGTTGCGCGGGCAGCGCGCGGCGCTGGCCGAACTCGCGCAGATCGAGGACCTGACCCGCCGCGCGCCGTCGATCGCACTGACCGACACCGTGGCGCTCGACGATCTGCAGACCGTGCTCGCCGAATTGCGAGGCCGTGCGAGACGGCTGCAGGTCGTCGACCAGCGCCGCCGCGCGGTGCAGCTGCGCCGGGACGGTGCCGCCGAGTCGGAGGATCCCACGCTCGACCTGGACCTCGACGTCGGCATCGCCGGCGGCGACCGCGACTCCTACGGTTCGGCGTGGGCGCTCGACTCGCCGGACGTGGGCGCGGCGCTGGTGTTCCGCCAGCAGCTCGGCGCCGGCCGGGCCGAGGCCGCGCGTGAACAGGCCGACCTCGAACTCCGCCGTCTCGACCATCGCCGGCAGCAGACCGAACTCGACCTGCGCTCACAGGTGGCCCGCCAACGTGCGCGGCTGGGCGGGCTGGCCGACGCTCTGGCCCTGCACGAGCGGCAGGTCGAGATCGCCGAGCGCAAGGCCGCCGCCGAGCGCGACCTGTACCGCGAGGGCCGCAATCCACTGACTTTCGTGCTCCAGGCCCAGGACGCCGAACAGGCGGCGCGCGAGGCCTGGATCCGCACGGGGGCACAGTACCGCCGCGCGCTGCTGGCCTACCGCGCGGTGATCGACCGTCTACTCGACGAACCATCCCATGGAGACGGATCGTGACCGACACCACCGAACGCACCGGTGAGCAACAGGACTCGAAGGCCCTGCCCGTCGGCGAGACGGCGCGCAAGGTCTTCCTCGTGTTCTCGCGCCGTCATCTGGCCGCGAACCTGTTCACGCTGATGGTGCTGGTGCTCGGCGTGGTGCAGGGGATGCGCATCCAGCGCGACGTGTTCCCCGAGGTCAACCTGGGCGAGATGATCATCACCACCCGCTACCCGGGAGCCTCGCCCCGCGACGTCGAGCTGAACGTGACCGACGAGATCGAGGACGAGATCGAGGGCGTGGCCGGGATCGAGGAGATTTCGTCGTACTCCATGGAGAACCTGTCGGTGATCACCGTGACCATCGACATCGACGCCGACGACGAGCAGCAGATCGAGGACGAGGTGCGTCGGGCCGTGGACCGCGTGGTAGACCTGCCGCCGGAGGTCGACGAGGAACCGCGGGTGGAGACGATCGAGAGCCAGGACCTTCCGATCCTCGAGGTGGGCGTGGCGGGCGACCTGCCCTACGAGACGCTGCGTACGCACGCGGCGCGCTTCGAGCGCGCGCTCGAGGATCTCCCGGGCGTCGCGGAGCTCGACGAGATCTGGTACCTCGACCGCGAGGTGCGGATCGAGGTGTCGCCCGCCCGCATGGACAGTCTGCAGGTGGCGCTCGACGAAGTGGTCCGCGCCGTGGCCGGCCGCAACGTACGCTCGACCGGTGGCGAACTGCAGACCGGTGACCGCGAGGAGAGCGTGGTCACCCAGGCGCGTTTCGAGTCGCCCGAGGAGATCGCGCGCGTGCCGGTGCGC
This Candidatus Krumholzibacteriia bacterium DNA region includes the following protein-coding sequences:
- a CDS encoding class I SAM-dependent methyltransferase yields the protein MSTDDLALLFELFETTPRQGPGSAESTRRALRMLPADLRIERVLDLGCGTGASTLVLAEETNAAITAVDIHPPFLATLRDLAAERGVADRITTVAADMAATPFLGTGFDLVWAEASAYSIGFENALERWRSLLRPGGCLVVTEMVWFTAEPSDRAKAFLTTEYPDVQDETTRIDQARARGYDLLGSFRLSSDDWRAYYAGLDAPLREATARHGALEIYEDIRTEMATYEACGDDYGYLCMVLRSTSGSQ
- a CDS encoding aconitate hydratase, which codes for MGRPLTQKLIESHLAGGERKPGEEIALTIDQTLTQDATGTLVMLELEALELDRVRTQLSAQYVDHNLIQSDFRNPDDHRFLLSACRRFGVWYSRPGNGVSHPVHMERFGVPGQTLLGSDSHTCAAGSLGMLAIGAGGMDVAMAMAGEPFRVGMPQVLGVELRGELPDWVSAKDVILEMLRRRGVDGGKGFVIEYHGPGVATLSAMDRHVIANMGAELGATTSIFPSDERTREFLEQQERGAAYRELAADPDPDFDEYERIRLDELEPLIALPTSPGNVVPVREVAGRPIGQAYVGSSANPGLRDFAVPAMMVEGRTIPADVSFDVNPTSRQVLANLDRMGHIETLVAAGARIHQAGCNGCIGMGQAPATDTISLRTVPRNFPGRSGTREDAVHLCSPETATASALRGEITDPRDLDTDCPVFEEPDRVIVETSLLEEPPEDGSDVELVKGPGIEPLPPFDRLPDRIEGPVQLTMGDDVSTDEIMPAGTRVLPLRSDIPEISGYTFEAIDPEYVDRVSEEMEKSHLVVAGDNYGQGSSREHAALAPRYLGLRVVIAKSFARIHRQNLINYGILPLTFVDPDDHDRIERGDEIELADLRRAIEADTLTAHDRTQDIDLELRSDLCGRECAIVRAGGLINHVREHGLSEQASERSA
- the pdhA gene encoding pyruvate dehydrogenase (acetyl-transferring) E1 component subunit alpha — its product is MTRETIELPWSVERLQVLDADGNVDDELLPDVDDDELLQLHRAMVFARRYDAQLLKLQRQGRIGTFAPIRGQEAAQVGSVSSLRDDDWMVPSFRETAASLWRGLDPVSLILYNAGYNEGGAIPEDARDLPIAVPVATQIPHATGIAYAARLQETDEVVLTYFGDGATSEGDFHEALNFAALHDLPVIFLCQNNQYAISTPREEQTGSKSIAQKALAYGMPGVQVDGNDVLAVRRATDEAVATARAGDGPTLIEAVTYRMGVHTTVDDPSKYRDEEEVEEWKERDPIERLRIHLKNRELIDDDAIDELEQEIDDEVSQTWKDAEERMESLGDPAVMFEHVYAEPTEEMLRQREQVEQRGGTAGDEEDAS
- a CDS encoding alpha-ketoacid dehydrogenase subunit beta; protein product: MSELTMVDAINRTLHTEMDHDDTMIVSGQDVGVDGGVFRVTDGLLDTFGEQRVIDTPLAESLILGSAVGMAAHGLRPVCEMQFSGFSYLALHQLESHAARMRWRTRGRFTVPLVVRMPYGAGVHALEHHSESKEVYFAHTPGLKMVVPSSPATAAGLLRSAVRDPDPVVYFEPKALYRSFREEVDPDEQEIEIGRARTLREGDDMTLVAWGAMVPRAQEAADRLADDDGIEVDLIDLLSLSPLDHETVSESVRRTGHAVIVHEAHRTFGPAGEIMARLIEDAFWWLETPVERVTGYDVPVPYFAREQDYLPSVDRIVAAARRSLEVASA
- a CDS encoding dihydrolipoamide acetyltransferase family protein, whose translation is MTKEFVLQDPGEGLHEAEISEVHVGEGDTVEEDDVLLTVETDKVSVEIPAPFSGTIEDLRVGEGDQVRVGEVLLTYDEAGDDGAAQKTEESDEKTAGAESEQESDQETDQAETPDEEPTELERGESSAEEEDDESSRRGDAGAETEATTKRTEKETAETTRDAHDRRRPVPASPATRRIARELDVDLHAVEASGPEGRVTADDVRAAAGEDGEGRERAAEPTREPAASADRADFELPRLDTPGLPDFDRFGPTERMPLRGVRRVTAKRMALATSQVAAVTHHDVADVTDLERLRRRWRDDVEEMGGKLTPTIFAMKAVVTALQEFPRFNASLDVEAEEIVLKQHYHLGIAVDTGRGLLVPVIRDVDRKSLRDLAVEFTELAERTRNGDATRDDLTGGTFTITNPGAIGGTGFTPIVNWPEVAILGMGQARLETVVEGDLDDHESATRLRLPLSLTFDHRVVDGAEAARFVRRVVDLLRDPESLMLDA
- the lpdA gene encoding dihydrolipoyl dehydrogenase, giving the protein MSDDEAGRVIVIGGGPGGYAAAFRAADRGLSVTVVDEGDGLGGVCVDRGCIPSKALLTIMETILRAREASEAGVHFDDPSIDLDALRTWKDEIVDRLVGGLDSLAERRDIEHVHGRARFVDTDTVEIDGDERRSFDHVVLATGSRPRPLPGVEFGERIMDSARALALPDLPGSLLVVGGGYVGLELGQVYATLGSEVTVVEMTDSLLPGTDEDLVGPLSDAVAAMVHDVRLGTRVEELTEADGAVEARIDDETLTFDRALVAIGRVPNVEDLGLDAAGIETRDDGTVDVDEHRRTSNPRVLALGDVAGGAWLAHEAMREGEVAADVIAGEADAFDARAIPAVVYTDPQVAWCGLTEAEAERQEREVKVERFPWSASGRAHTLGASAGFTKLLFDPDDGRLLGAGIVGRQAEALVAEAVVAIEMGAVARDLEMSIHPHPTLSETIGEAAASFHGVATHVAH
- a CDS encoding TolC family protein codes for the protein MQLESSPERRGQAGIRPALLSILIAGLLITSVAAATDDAPPIDLDSFLAAVRSTHPLFPAEDLAPRIESARREELGSARDWRLGARGGWTYREPISTSTFAPRWTEVFDLNSSVERAVWSTGGRFAVDWTSRWTEQQLPSIEVPSPQGVQSIETGAGTLFRTGLSLRFSQPLLRNRGGTLDRLEYDVAEYGIDAAGLQARERQEAFLLELGSMFVGWAQWHRLRDVSADRVDVAEEQLDLVRDLRESNLVDRVDVLRAEESLAAARRGLSTVEAELRGQRAALAELAQIEDLTRRAPSIALTDTVALDDLQTVLAELRGRARRLQVVDQRRRAVQLRRDGAAESEDPTLDLDLDVGIAGGDRDSYGSAWALDSPDVGAALVFRQQLGAGRAEAAREQADLELRRLDHRRQQTELDLRSQVARQRARLGGLADALALHERQVEIAERKAAAERDLYREGRNPLTFVLQAQDAEQAAREAWIRTGAQYRRALLAYRAVIDRLLDEPSHGDGS